In one window of Spirochaetaceae bacterium DNA:
- a CDS encoding helix-hairpin-helix domain-containing protein: MAGTSNPRRPGIALQMHELVAQLDELRRLTILDDQNPQSFRARAYDRAVRRLRDSNEDLAALPEAELLRRDGIGKAIAAKMREFFDTGRIAKLETLRERFPPAVQQLAQVPGVGPKTLARLRAELGIEDVEALRAAVEQGALRNVTGLGHKSEQMLRRGVQRVGAAGKDRRQPIARVLPEAELLVAELAGLPGVAAASYCGSLRRLRSTIADLDILVAASDPRPVMAHAAALPVIDAARPAHGGDTRAALTTRRGLHVDLRVVAPDQYGAAALYFTGSQAHNIRLRGLAAARGWLLNEYGLWNKRRELIAADTEEAIYAALGLPLIAPTLREDRGEIEAAQRGELPAPVTVADLRGDLHLHTDASGDGRSTLGEMVAAAARRDFSYLAITDHGEDSMNGVNRERLLAQRAALRTLDAAHPRLRLLHGVELNIGPNGSLDYDAAFRASFDWCVAAVHSAFDLDRAAQTRRIIAAMEDPSVNVIGHLCGRMIGRRPGIELDIDAILAAAARTGTAIEVNSSLSRLDAAADVLRRARALPVTIVVNSDAHHQREFDRLHWGALHAQRGWVDRERIANTWPTERFLAWAAHARSAAPA, encoded by the coding sequence ATGGCCGGCACGTCCAACCCGCGTCGCCCCGGCATTGCGTTGCAGATGCACGAACTGGTTGCGCAGCTCGACGAGTTGCGGCGGCTGACCATTCTCGACGATCAGAACCCGCAGTCGTTCCGGGCGCGTGCCTACGACCGCGCCGTGCGCCGGTTGCGCGACAGCAACGAGGACCTGGCCGCCCTGCCGGAAGCGGAACTGCTGCGCCGGGACGGTATCGGCAAGGCGATTGCCGCCAAGATGCGGGAATTCTTCGACACCGGGCGCATCGCCAAGCTGGAGACGCTGCGCGAGCGGTTTCCGCCGGCCGTGCAACAACTCGCGCAAGTACCCGGAGTCGGTCCCAAGACCCTCGCCCGGCTGCGCGCCGAACTGGGCATCGAAGACGTCGAGGCGCTGCGCGCCGCCGTCGAGCAGGGTGCGCTGCGCAACGTTACCGGACTCGGTCACAAGAGCGAGCAGATGCTGCGGCGCGGAGTGCAGCGCGTCGGGGCCGCCGGAAAGGATCGGCGCCAGCCGATAGCACGCGTGCTCCCGGAGGCCGAGCTGCTGGTCGCGGAGCTCGCGGGGCTGCCGGGCGTGGCGGCCGCAAGCTATTGCGGCAGCCTGCGCCGGCTGCGGTCCACGATCGCCGACCTCGACATCCTGGTGGCGGCGTCCGACCCGCGTCCGGTGATGGCGCATGCCGCGGCCCTGCCGGTGATTGATGCGGCGCGGCCGGCGCACGGCGGCGACACCCGCGCCGCGCTGACCACGCGGCGCGGCCTGCACGTCGACCTGCGCGTGGTGGCGCCCGATCAATACGGCGCCGCCGCGCTCTACTTCACCGGATCGCAGGCGCACAACATCAGGCTGCGCGGGCTGGCCGCCGCGCGCGGCTGGCTGCTGAACGAGTACGGCCTGTGGAACAAGCGGCGCGAGCTGATCGCCGCCGACACCGAGGAGGCGATCTACGCCGCGCTTGGCCTGCCGCTCATCGCGCCGACCTTGCGCGAGGACCGCGGCGAGATCGAGGCCGCGCAACGCGGAGAGCTGCCGGCGCCGGTGACCGTGGCCGACCTGCGCGGCGACCTGCACCTGCATACCGATGCCTCCGGCGACGGGCGCAGCACCCTTGGGGAGATGGTAGCCGCGGCCGCGCGGCGCGATTTCTCGTACCTCGCGATAACCGACCACGGCGAGGACAGCATGAACGGCGTCAACCGGGAACGGCTGCTGGCCCAGCGCGCGGCGCTGCGCACACTGGACGCCGCCCACCCTCGCCTGCGCCTGCTGCACGGCGTGGAGTTGAACATCGGCCCGAACGGCTCGCTCGACTACGACGCCGCCTTCCGGGCGTCGTTCGATTGGTGCGTGGCGGCCGTGCACTCCGCCTTCGACCTGGACCGCGCCGCGCAGACGCGGCGCATCATCGCCGCCATGGAAGATCCGTCCGTGAACGTGATAGGCCACCTGTGCGGACGCATGATAGGACGCCGGCCCGGCATCGAGCTGGACATTGACGCCATCCTGGCCGCGGCAGCGCGCACCGGCACCGCGATCGAGGTCAACAGCAGCCTGAGCCGCCTCGACGCCGCCGCGGACGTATTGCGCAGGGCGCGCGCCCTGCCGGTGACCATCGTCGTGAACAGCGACGCCCACCACCAGCGCGAGTTCGACCGGCTGCACTGGGGAGCCCTGCACGCCCAGCGCGGCTGGGTGGACCGCGAACGCATCGCCAACACCTGGCCTACGGAACGGTTCCTGGCGTGGGCGGCGCACGCGAGAAGCGCGGCGCCGGCGTAG
- a CDS encoding ATP-binding protein encodes MARRRLPIGMQTFRELREQDCYYVDKTGYIERLLREGKHYFLSRPRRFGKSLFLDTLKELFEGSEELFEGLHIHAGHDWSQRHPVVRLSFGGGSFTGPDALEANVMEQLAAAERRLGVESEYLTAAGRFAYLLEALHQQTGQRAAVLVDEYDKPILDVLEDREAARANRDYLRGLYGVIKDNDAHVRFTFLTGITKFSKVNLFSQLNNLTDLTLDAAYSSVCGYTEQDLDTVFAPEMAGLDREQVREWYNGYSWRGAEKVYNPYDVLLLLRRGEFAAHWFETGTPAFLVDTLFERRVSSVALDDMVSPAELLSAFDVGGRSAADHIGTEALLFQTGYLTIAGEERLGGEALYRLGYPNRQVRQSLNRVLLRHLVQDTAQQTANSIRLARLLQAHDCAGLKELFGAFFASIPYHWYTNNDIADYEGFYASVFYSYFAALGYDIAVEESSSHGRLDMAVRAAGHVYLFEFKVAEMAPPGSALAQLRERRYADKYRAGGEPIHLVGVEFSRATRNVTAFEAADA; translated from the coding sequence GTGGCGAGACGCAGGCTGCCGATCGGCATGCAGACCTTTCGCGAACTGCGCGAGCAGGACTGCTACTACGTCGACAAGACCGGCTACATAGAGCGGTTGCTCCGCGAAGGCAAGCACTACTTCCTGTCGCGTCCCCGCCGGTTCGGCAAGAGCCTGTTCCTGGACACGCTCAAGGAGTTATTCGAGGGTAGCGAGGAGTTGTTCGAGGGCCTGCACATCCACGCCGGTCATGACTGGTCGCAGCGCCATCCGGTGGTGCGGCTGAGCTTCGGCGGCGGCAGCTTCACGGGACCGGACGCGCTGGAAGCGAACGTCATGGAGCAGCTCGCCGCCGCCGAACGGCGCCTGGGGGTGGAATCGGAGTACCTGACAGCGGCCGGACGCTTCGCCTACCTGCTGGAAGCCCTGCACCAGCAGACCGGACAGCGGGCGGCGGTGCTGGTGGACGAGTACGACAAGCCGATCCTGGACGTACTGGAGGACCGCGAGGCGGCGCGCGCCAACCGTGACTACCTGCGCGGGTTGTACGGCGTGATCAAGGACAACGACGCCCACGTGCGGTTCACGTTCCTGACCGGCATCACCAAGTTCTCGAAGGTCAATCTGTTCTCCCAACTGAACAACCTCACCGACCTCACGCTCGATGCCGCGTACTCGTCGGTCTGCGGCTACACGGAACAGGACCTGGACACGGTGTTCGCGCCGGAGATGGCCGGGCTGGACCGGGAACAGGTGCGGGAGTGGTACAACGGCTATAGCTGGCGCGGCGCCGAGAAGGTGTACAACCCCTACGACGTGCTGCTGCTGCTGCGCCGCGGAGAGTTCGCCGCGCACTGGTTCGAGACCGGAACGCCGGCGTTCCTGGTGGACACCCTGTTCGAACGCCGGGTGTCGTCGGTGGCGTTGGACGACATGGTGAGCCCGGCGGAGCTGCTGTCGGCGTTCGACGTCGGCGGCCGCTCCGCCGCTGACCACATCGGCACCGAGGCGCTCCTGTTCCAGACCGGCTACCTGACCATCGCCGGGGAGGAACGGCTCGGCGGCGAGGCGTTGTACCGGCTCGGCTATCCCAACCGGCAGGTGCGGCAGAGCTTGAACCGGGTGCTGCTGCGCCACCTGGTGCAGGATACGGCGCAGCAGACCGCCAACAGCATCCGCCTGGCGCGCCTGCTGCAGGCGCACGACTGCGCCGGCCTGAAGGAGCTGTTCGGCGCCTTCTTCGCCAGCATCCCGTATCACTGGTACACGAACAACGACATCGCGGACTACGAAGGATTCTACGCGAGCGTGTTCTACTCCTACTTCGCCGCGCTCGGCTACGACATCGCGGTGGAGGAGTCGAGCAGCCACGGGCGGCTGGACATGGCGGTGCGCGCCGCCGGCCACGTCTACCTGTTCGAGTTCAAGGTGGCGGAGATGGCGCCGCCGGGATCGGCGCTCGCGCAGTTGCGGGAGCGCCGCTACGCCGACAAGTACCGCGCCGGAGGCGAGCCGATCCACCTCGTGGGCGTCGAGTTCAGCCGCGCCACCCGCAACGTCACGGCCTTCGAGGCCGCCGACGCCTGA
- a CDS encoding lactate racemase domain-containing protein — MDNAPIRIPTHAWYGDREMELPFPASWQVEECRMAGHDTPALDDEQLREQLDAPLGTPPLRELAQGRKQAVILFDDLTRPAPTWRILPLVLAELHAAGFTEDRIRFVGAFANHAVMSHEDFAKKLGADVVRRYRVYNHNPFDHLVEVGTTSRGTRVEINREVMACDLRIGIGGLIPHLAAGFGGGAKLVVPGVAGIATVDHNHRVLGRRSAASRSAGPARLLGNVDDSVVRQDLEEAVAMVGLDFKVDLLINQRRDVVQVFAGQFMEQHRAGVAAAKRLYTTPLAQECDVAVVNTYPIENQAAKGIWPADLSLKEGGVAVVVSESVEGQAPHYLVGRFGSDYGGAIWSPVKESPIRKAGLVLVCSRYQSRVDLDVYGPDAVACRDWSEVLIHLSQRYPQGARAAVYPYAAIQLPG; from the coding sequence ATGGACAACGCCCCGATTCGGATCCCCACCCACGCCTGGTACGGCGACCGCGAGATGGAGTTGCCGTTTCCCGCGTCATGGCAGGTCGAGGAGTGCCGCATGGCCGGCCACGACACGCCCGCCCTCGACGACGAGCAACTCCGCGAACAGCTCGACGCGCCGCTCGGCACGCCGCCGCTTCGCGAGCTGGCCCAGGGGCGCAAGCAGGCCGTGATCCTGTTCGACGACCTCACCCGGCCGGCGCCGACTTGGCGCATCCTGCCTCTGGTGCTCGCGGAGCTGCACGCGGCGGGATTCACCGAGGACCGGATCCGCTTCGTGGGCGCGTTCGCCAACCATGCCGTGATGTCGCACGAGGACTTCGCCAAGAAGCTCGGCGCCGACGTGGTGCGCCGCTACCGGGTATACAACCACAACCCGTTCGACCACCTGGTGGAGGTGGGCACCACCAGCCGCGGCACGCGCGTCGAGATCAACCGCGAGGTGATGGCGTGCGACCTGCGCATCGGCATCGGCGGCCTCATCCCGCACCTGGCGGCGGGCTTCGGCGGCGGCGCCAAGCTGGTGGTTCCGGGAGTGGCCGGCATCGCCACCGTCGACCACAACCACCGCGTCCTCGGCCGCCGCAGCGCCGCCTCCCGTTCGGCCGGCCCCGCCCGGTTGCTGGGCAACGTCGACGACAGCGTGGTACGCCAGGACCTGGAGGAGGCGGTCGCCATGGTGGGCCTGGACTTCAAGGTGGACCTGCTGATCAACCAGCGGCGCGATGTGGTGCAGGTGTTCGCCGGCCAGTTCATGGAGCAACACCGCGCCGGCGTGGCGGCGGCCAAGCGCCTCTACACCACCCCGCTCGCACAGGAGTGCGACGTGGCCGTGGTCAACACCTACCCGATCGAGAACCAGGCGGCCAAGGGAATCTGGCCCGCCGACCTGTCGCTGAAGGAGGGCGGCGTCGCCGTGGTGGTGTCGGAGAGCGTCGAGGGGCAGGCGCCGCACTACCTGGTGGGCCGGTTCGGCAGCGACTACGGCGGCGCGATCTGGTCGCCGGTCAAGGAGAGCCCGATCCGCAAGGCGGGCCTGGTGCTGGTGTGCTCGCGCTACCAGTCACGGGTCGACCTGGACGTCTACGGCCCCGACGCGGTGGCATGCCGCGACTGGAGCGAAGTGCTGATTCACCTCTCGCAACGGTATCCGCAGGGCGCCAGGGCGGCGGTGTACCCGTACGCGGCGATTCAACTGCCGGGGTAG
- a CDS encoding type II toxin-antitoxin system RelB/DinJ family antitoxin, producing MKTQSSMLHVRMDTEMKRKATTALAAMGLTPSEAVRLLFHRIAVDQAFPLELKVPNAQTRAAMAEVDEMVKKRTARFASADKMFAELEEAGGR from the coding sequence ATGAAGACACAGAGTTCGATGCTGCACGTCCGCATGGACACCGAGATGAAGCGAAAGGCGACGACGGCGCTCGCGGCGATGGGCCTGACTCCCTCGGAGGCCGTACGGTTGCTCTTCCATCGCATCGCGGTCGATCAGGCCTTCCCACTCGAACTCAAGGTGCCGAACGCGCAGACCCGCGCGGCCATGGCCGAGGTAGACGAGATGGTGAAGAAGCGCACGGCACGATTCGCGAGCGCGGACAAGATGTTCGCGGAACTTGAAGAAGCCGGCGGCCGGTAA
- a CDS encoding type II toxin-antitoxin system YafQ family toxin: MKKPAAGKRATLPRRIDYARQFLKDWQRLSRSGRYDMNRLKAVMLLLIANEAPLGAEWRDHALKGPWARYRECHVGG, encoded by the coding sequence TTGAAGAAGCCGGCGGCCGGTAAACGAGCCACCCTGCCGCGCCGGATCGACTACGCCCGGCAATTCCTCAAGGACTGGCAGCGGCTCTCGCGCTCCGGCCGATACGACATGAATCGGCTGAAGGCGGTCATGCTCCTCCTCATCGCCAACGAGGCGCCGCTCGGTGCCGAGTGGCGAGACCACGCACTCAAGGGCCCGTGGGCGCGCTACCGGGAGTGCCATGTCGGTGGTTAA
- a CDS encoding Ig domain-containing protein, producing MNRKLVALSRVPAAVAAAALVVVLAGCTEAARTTKDVVFPTADLSVALVPTLTEAMPMAAVTLPEATAGSDTLTYSVTPEVPGLSFNPATRVYSGTPTAAGTYPLTYTATTSGGKSAALTFTVDVASSFDGTWQRRTEWWEEDAMVGTYIDTLTFTESRYILHRAHYRTGSTSVEYEWAGSGTWESTDTTLTRIWMHNQDDDDDAPDVLTRVRKHYLWNEERTILCVQHWEHDQEELDSAECDRHERVTRVPSLAGMWTGDNEYENDDNGETVHQVFNLAFESDNSFRFDLEYTGGHEEVFRIAGTWAPDPDRDFGFLVTVESVFKTEYGEPEDLSHWRGQVLRWSYAPTDKANKIQVSVYWDEHGWNPDKRQHTDDGNPRHPYGNYWLTMTRAAN from the coding sequence GTGAATCGCAAACTTGTCGCACTTTCAAGGGTGCCGGCGGCGGTGGCCGCGGCGGCACTGGTAGTCGTACTGGCCGGTTGTACGGAGGCAGCAAGAACTACGAAAGACGTCGTGTTCCCGACGGCGGACCTGTCGGTGGCGCTGGTTCCGACGCTGACCGAAGCGATGCCGATGGCCGCCGTGACCCTGCCGGAGGCAACGGCGGGATCGGACACGTTGACGTACAGCGTGACGCCGGAAGTTCCCGGGCTGTCGTTCAATCCGGCCACGCGCGTATACAGCGGCACGCCGACCGCGGCCGGCACCTACCCGCTGACTTACACTGCGACAACTTCCGGTGGCAAGAGCGCAGCCCTGACGTTCACCGTCGACGTGGCGTCTTCGTTCGATGGAACTTGGCAAAGACGTACCGAGTGGTGGGAAGAAGATGCCATGGTCGGCACGTACATTGACACGCTGACGTTCACCGAGAGCCGATATATCCTGCACCGGGCGCACTACCGGACAGGAAGCACATCGGTAGAATACGAGTGGGCGGGATCGGGAACGTGGGAGTCCACGGACACGACCCTGACCAGGATATGGATGCACAATCAGGATGACGACGATGATGCGCCCGACGTTCTTACCAGGGTGCGAAAGCACTACCTGTGGAACGAAGAGCGAACCATTCTGTGTGTGCAACATTGGGAACACGATCAAGAGGAATTGGATTCAGCCGAGTGCGACAGGCACGAACGGGTAACGCGCGTGCCGTCGCTTGCCGGTATGTGGACCGGTGACAATGAATACGAGAACGACGACAATGGCGAAACCGTACATCAGGTGTTCAACCTGGCGTTCGAATCCGATAACTCGTTCCGATTTGACCTTGAGTATACCGGTGGCCACGAGGAAGTGTTCAGGATTGCCGGCACGTGGGCGCCCGACCCGGATCGCGATTTCGGTTTCCTGGTGACGGTCGAGAGCGTCTTCAAGACCGAGTATGGCGAACCCGAGGACCTGTCCCACTGGCGTGGACAAGTGCTGCGGTGGTCATACGCACCCACGGACAAGGCCAACAAAATACAGGTATCGGTCTATTGGGACGAACACGGCTGGAACCCGGACAAGCGTCAGCATACCGACGATGGCAATCCTCGTCATCCGTACGGAAACTACTGGCTCACCATGACACGAGCAGCCAACTGA